AaagtaaacggcgccgtttggcctAATGCCAAACGGTGCTGTTTTGTATTAGGGCAAAACTGCCCCTTTGCCCTCTTGGCTCTCAGAATTTCAGTCCTCTCCTTCCCACGCCGTCTGACCTCTAGCCTCTCggtcctctccctctctcccgatTCTCTCCTTTGGACCTCTCGGCTCTCGGTTCTCCAACAGTCCAGCGGCCGTCTTCCCCCGCtgacctctccctctctctcgatTCTCTCCTCTTGACTCTCTCCTGATTCTCTCCTCTCTAGGGTTTCGTCTACCAGAGTTTCGTCGCAAACGTTGCTCCTCCGTCCCAGACGACGCCGACGGCGAATCGAAGACCACGCCGACTCTAGTCGAGACCGATGGAATCGGTTCTCTCCCCCCTAGTCAATAGGTTTCGGCTGGTTGCAAACACCATTTTCCCACGTCGGTGGGGTTTCGGTTTGACGCCAAAACCGACGCCGACGCATCGGTTTACACCCCTAGATGGGGACCCCTCCCCTCCTACGCACGGGCCGGACAGTGGAGGGCAGGCCGATGGGGTGCACAGCTGCTCCCAGTGCCCACCCTGGTTGTGGGCTTGCATGCCCACTTCAACTTTATTCTTTACGACGGAATCATGATACTAATGAGTAATGAGACCCACATGCTATCGTGTACCTAGGCAAGCACATGGTGCCATACGCTGTTACGCAACAGTCGGTTTGTTGTAAAACACTTTTATGTCAACTCCAATAATCTCCAACGTCAGagactattagtaatacacCGTCAACATAGATTGCATGAGCTTCGGCACAACCATGTATGCGTGGTCCTTGCCTTCCAATCCAATCTTAGTTTTAGttcacatatttttcttttatttttcacgCAGGAGATTAAGGTAAATTTCTCAAATTGATGTATTAATAATTGTTGTCTGTAATGAGGTCTCGTCTCCATTCCTGTGTGATCTCTCTTTTAAGATAATACGATATCTGTActtgctgaaaataaaatagaactaTATACTTGAATACCCCGAacgaagatcaagaaaagaagaACGGCCATCTTAGGAGTCTTTGAGTTGTTGACAATGGGGTCCTGGTTTAGtactctagctagctagcagggTCATGATTTAGTGCTCTTGATTGTCTCTATGTATTGGTAGAATTCggtatatatagttaaatttattaaaataacattatatgtaattaaatatatatgcttgaagccattataaaataaataatttttttaagaagtgtCAATATTAAAACCTTAATTTCCAAAGTTTAATTGGGCATATTGATCTTTTCTCCTATTTGCTTTTATTCTAGCGATAACAAAATCTCACAAACTTTACTTAAGTGGAGAAAGAGACCAAGTGCTCTTTATATGATATGCCAACTTAGCTCTGCCcatcaataataataacttgCAGACTTCTTTAACTTCCTAAGAacttaatatattcataaattcTTTAATTacgaaaatcaataaaattaataataacttCCTAAAAAACTTCTATGAATTATTTGGTATCTGGCGTTTGAAGATTCATCAGTTAATTGATTTTCCGTTTCATCGCATTGCCTTATAAATTTAGagattaatataattaactCTCAATCATTACAATTTCAGGTTCAGATGCTATTCAGGATCAGTCACGTGATTTGAGTTGGCGTTATATAGAATATTGATCATCAAACTCTGTATCACTAGATTTTCATGTCAACTGTCATTTTTTCTTGCACCATTGCTCCAGACAATTAATTCAGAAATTCAATGAAAGCCCTTAGTACGTAAAGGACGCAATATTGAAAGAGGCATGCAGCAGCCAGCCAAGTTCAATATTTTTGCTGTAGTGTTTACCCAATCATGACTATGGAGGTGAATGCATGAGATCACTTTCAGGAAAGTCATAAGTTAGACTGAGATTAGATTCCTTTGCCCATCTCGTTCCTGTCCATCTGTATTTCCACTTTCCCCTCCATAACCAGACACATCAATTGCCACCACCTCAGGATTAAAATTTTCCTTTCCATTGCTATCTGCATTTATGATGATTTTCTTTTCTGGTGCTGTTTGCTCTTTGATGGATGGGGTAGAGGATAACTTGTAATCTTTGCTTTTACCCCACACTACAAGATATAAGCCTACCACTATGATAATGGCACCAAGTACCCTGCacaattgattaaaaaaaatggttagtccTTGATCTCTTTTCCCTATTGTTTGGTTGGCTGTGGTGATGGTGGAGTAAATTAAGCTCGATGGATACCTTCCAAGATACATTTGCTCTGCCAGAACGAAGGAGCCCATAAAAGCAACAATAACCATGCATAGGGGACTAAAAGCTGTAACAAAAACAGGACCTCTGTCTTTCATTATCACTCCTTGAATGTAATAAGCCAACGCCGAACAGATTACACCCTGCAGGAATGCATTCTCTggttaaaaagaatatatagttATGCTACTCATAATCTACGTACCATTACGTGGGATCCATTATGtaccattattaaaaaaaaaaaaataattactattttttttaatgtcaatTGACCTGAAAGGCTTCTATATCGATAATGTGTCTTGAGGGTATTTTGTTGATCCATATATATGACCAAAAAATGACCTCGAGGAAGTCATGCATTAAGGCAATgccaatttttaaattaatatataaattctcaTGGTCTTCTGTAGTCTTACGCTGTAGAGAGCTGCCAGTAATTTAACATCCCAATTTATAGACCAGACGGCAGTGTTTCCTTTCTCCATTACTAGTGCCACTACGGTGCCTTCGAGAGTCCCTAATAGGCACATCCAAGCTGTAAGAGAGAGCTCTGCAGGGTATGTTTCTAGTGTGATTGCCTGGACATCAAACAAACCATTaggttatttatattatatatatatatatataaataaataaaatataaatgtcGTAGATTATAAGATGAAACAGTAGTTTACTTGCAGAATCATGAAACAAGCACAGCTGAAGCATGCAATTGTGATCATTATGGAACCTTTGATTGAATGTTGAAGATTTGCTCCACCGCTTTGCTGTTGGTGGCCACTTCTTCCTTTTGTCCACATCAACTCGATAATGGGGCCTTTCACCAGTGTTATGACTATGGCTCCTGCAACTGTTGCTATGGTCCCTACTACCTTAGCTTGGCTACGGATACTTTAGAATTTTAGCACCTCAAGTCTAGGAAGAGTtgcaattcaaaataaaataagattttcatATTTACAAAGAAAGGCGTTCATGTCATCTTTGGGGAAAGTCAGCTTGTAAAGTTTATACTTGAACACAGCTACTTTACAACTTAATCTACCTTTTTACACAACTTCAATCGAAGAGTAGTACTTGTGTAAAAGTTACAGAATAATTGTGTCATTTATGCAGTAATCATGGAGATAAGTTTTTCCTTTACGGTTTTGATTACCTAAGGATGCAGGCCATTACAAAAGTAAGGGCAGGAAGAATATCGGCCATAGCAGCTGCAAAAGTTGCAGTTGTGTACTTCATCCCCAAAAAATACAAGGGGTCAATTGCTGGCCTGTCAATGGAAATTAGAAGATATAAGATATAATGCCATATCAGATAATATGAGATTATTAGAAGTAGTACTTGTTTATAAGTATAGTAGAAAATTTACCCCAGTAAGCTGAGCACTATTAGTTTGGTGAAGATTGGAAGTGTCATCTTTGGTCTTACTTTCCTGTAAACAAGTAGATCAGCAGAACACTCAATCCTTTACCCTTGTACACATATAATCTGagcaatggagagagagagagagagagagcttgtcTAGAAACACTGCAAAAGGGGCAATGACAGCAAAGGCAACGACATGGCGGTAGACAACGAGTACATAATTGCTCATCCCCTGGTTCAGGGCAGCCTTAGAGAGAACATCCATCCCTGCAAAACTAAACTGCAAGAATATAACAGCAAGGAATGGTTTAATTCTCTCAAACGTGCTATGTGCTTGGATATTCATGATCCTTTAGGATCGATCGAGGGCTGGCTCccactcaatatataatatggaCAACTGATGTAATTATTATTGCTTGACGGATTGTTTGTTCTGAAGCTAGGGAATCAAAATTTCCACGCGCGTCTTAATTGTTGATCAGGTCAAGGTAACTTTAGTCTTTACTCTACAGTCTTTACGTTCTAGTTCTGAATCTTCTGATCACTTGTCAATGAGCTTTCGTTCCAAGCTAGCAAGTAGAAAGACTTCCTGATTGACCTGTGAAAGACTCGATGAACATGGAGACTTTTCTCACCCAACCCTACGTTTGGGGCGAATGAGAAAGAGGCCAAAATTTATCACCCAACCCTACGATGGACGTGCGGAGACTTTCAGCCTTTTCctcactattttatttatttttctgtctAAACAAGCAAGCATTTCCTCTATGAAAAGGAAAGTCAGTTGTATTAGGAGGGAGTAGTGTTAAGAtagtaaataaaagaaaataacaaggtTGAGGAGATCCTATCTGCTTCTTCGGAGACGATCTTATGAGCCGAGGAATCACTCTTATTTTATTGGATGATTGGGGAATGAAATGAGTTAAGAAATtggtaaataatagtgaattaatttatgaatagtagtaaaatggtttgaattacgatcttttatggaattttaaaaaatgagagagaaaaaattaaataaaaatattataaaattaaaatattgttagaataaatttttttaatattatattagatttaggatttgaaaaagttaattttttttaatatataattttttaaaatttaaaaaaattataataattaatttaaaagtatttgtgtttgagtaatatttagaaaaaaaatgagatgagatgagatagaaaACATTACCGAAGATCCCCCAAGTCATTCTCACATAAGGAGCCAACTATTAATGTATAAAGTTATACAATAGGCCAGAATGGGAGTAAAGAGCTATCTTGGCCCACGATGGTAGTTTGAGGCCTTGATGGTGCAATAAAAAAGTCCACGATGGTGGTTTGGGTGTCGATAAAGCGTTAAACGTTCATCCATGGGAAATAGATAGtagctaaatatataaaatgtaataaaaagaaaaagaagaagaagagagagagagataggaaTTTATGTGGTTCGACATAAAGGCTTACGCCTACGGATTGTTTTGAAAGTGAAATCTACTAAACTTGATATTTATAGAATCTCTCATGACCTCGCATATCTcttaatataatagataaaattagaaTTTCTAAAAGTTGAAGAAGATGTCATCCTCTTAAAAAGAGAAGATTTTAGGAATCTCTATGCATAGTTCAGTCTCTCTCAAATATGAGAAGCTGACATCTCTTTATAGATgcctctttccttttttagagTAATTGAGATATATTTGCCATATCAAACACTTTCCTTTTAGTGATAGACTCCCAATGGGCTGGACCCAACTCATTTTATATCCAACACATAGCTTTGTCAATGTGTGGGACCATGCGCAATGGCTATTGGGGTGGGTTGGGTTAGATAAGAAGATATCGAGTTTTCTGGTACCGCACGTTTAGGTATGAGAGGTGTAGTTGTGCAGCAGTGTGATGTCCACACACGGACTAGGCCTCTCTTGAGGCACTTGCATTGGGTGTTTTGTAGCGACTCCTTTATCTTTAAGCAAATCATTTGTTGGGGAGAAGCATGGGGTAGCACGTATAAGACTTTGCTCACCAAAAGTTAGCAATTTAGAACGGACCAAAGCAATagtgaagaaaacaaaaccactAAACAACCTATAAACATGAGGagtggaagaagaaaagaaaccgGTAAGAGCACTTACATTGAATTTGACAAATGCTGGCATTTGCAAATTATATTTGCattatttatctaaaaattatCTGCATTAGATTAGCCTAATgcataattttatgattttaagctATAGCGATCTCCTCCCATTGGTCATATTTGGCCTAATACTGTTCATAAactaaatgaatattttattcaaaaaaatacaaTCCAACTGCCTCTCTCCTCTTTCCCTCGTATTGCCCGAGCCTCCCTCTTCTCTGTATCATTGTAGTCCACCATTTCTTTCCCTCTTCTATTTGattttctctctatttctctgtCTAAAAAACCCTATGTTTTCTCTCTAGCATCCcataaaaatagatttaggAGTTTTGGACAGAAAATTTTGAGgattgagaatgaaaagaatgaaagtTATTTTCATCCTGCTTAACATTCAGATTATCTAAGTCCTAAGAGATTGAAGCATTCATCCTCAATTTAGGGTTCTTGAACTACTAAATTCGAGAGGGTCGCAAGATGTCAATTCACTCTAGGAATACAACTGGTAAAAtctctaataattttaaaacatgggTTTTTTTACTCCAACCTTCAATAGCTAAATTGTCTCACATCAAACGTATGGATCTTAATTGCCGTGTtttgtgtggtttttttttattttttgaaaatatacttcattgcattcattcagtaaacgaagttacaactgtgacttataaaTCAGGAAAACCAGACTATaaatcaactaacgcaactgttCAGGAGCTTCTTCGCACACaaagtgacggacattgtcttaaaCTTCTACAACtctcaaaagagagagtaaacgcTCTGTATAACCAGAGATTGGATGACCCCTCCAACCTCCAAGGAGGCAGAATGCGGAGACAATTATTATGAACAAATAGTCTAATAGCATATACATATACTAAGATTATAAACAGACAACCAACAGaacaaaaatcaacaaaaacaaGCCAACCACGAGCACGACATAAGCTTCGATGGCACACCCTCCATAGGCAATTGGCATGATGAGCCCCAACGGCATGAGTACCCAGTTTGCATATGGACCACGGCAACCTCCATAGCGAAGGCTGGTTGTAGCATCGCCCGTCGCTCTCAACTTTTTGCCTCAGATTGCGACCGCTTAACAGCTCATCACCTCACTGTGGACTTCATATGAAACGAacaaaacaccaaaacaaacaaaaaccacGGCAACAGAGGTCgtgaaaatataaattaagaacaAACACCAAAGCATCAACGAAATAGAGGGACGGAAGACAAAAAAATAGAGGCTGTGGTGCAAGAGTAGCTGGAGGAGAGCCGATGGTCAGATTATGCTTTCCCGGAGTCTGGCGTTCTAGAAAAGTCAAGTTTTAAATCGTCCGGTGGCTCCCCAGTGGCGCGTGGCAGCCACGCTCTAAAGCGTCTAAAATTTTGTCACGCGCGTGCAGCTTACGCGCCATTCCATTTGGCACTGCGTTCGGTGGTTCTTGGCAAACACTCCAAGAaagattttttcatatgaaagctAGAAAACTCCTTTCCTCTCATCGCGTACTCAAAATCAGGTCTCAATCTCTAATAGATGGCAACCCGTTTTGTGCGTCTTGAATGGTCCCTGAGTAAGAtcaaacacttttttaattttaaaatcacaatcaTGAAAATCTGCAGATAGGCTGTCATTACTAGTTGCTGAAAGGTACAACTTCTACTTTAAAATTCCAAATAATGTGGTCTTCGTCCAatattcaaattctaaaatcttcaaattttcaGGGTTCATCcaatattctaatttatattcctataaaaaaaaattctaattcaTATGGTCAAATAGCACATTTGTGgatatatttaatttcttatCAAATTTTACCCATATCCTTATAGataaatcttatatatttttccaaatatcAACCAAACTCAAATAACAAACATAACTCATTTTGAAACCAAATTTAGCTAACACTAAAAACCCTAACAATATGAAATTATGGTCGGTAATATATGGCACAACCCGTGAATTTGACAAAACCACTACACAAAATAAACGTGTTTGATTTTGGTATAAATGGGTTTGAGTCAATACATGATGACTCAATAAGATATAATTAATAAACATGTTAATTGCAGGTCAACCCATGATACCCACAATCAATCCATGTAACACAAATAAAttctatttcaaaatttatatatgtttagtcttataaagtctttttgttgttattgagaatatttaatattaatattagtatttgacTGCATAATAT
This sequence is a window from Carya illinoinensis cultivar Pawnee chromosome 9, C.illinoinensisPawnee_v1, whole genome shotgun sequence. Protein-coding genes within it:
- the LOC122275143 gene encoding WAT1-related protein At2g37460-like; translation: MNIQAHSTFERIKPFLAVIFLQFSFAGMDVLSKAALNQGMSNYVLVVYRHVVAFAVIAPFAVFLDKKVRPKMTLPIFTKLIVLSLLGPAIDPLYFLGMKYTTATFAAAMADILPALTFVMACILSQAKVVGTIATVAGAIVITLVKGPIIELMWTKGRSGHQQQSGGANLQHSIKGSIMITIACFSCACFMILQAITLETYPAELSLTAWMCLLGTLEGTVVALVMEKGNTAVWSINWDVKLLAALYSGVICSALAYYIQGVIMKDRGPVFVTAFSPLCMVIVAFMGSFVLAEQMYLGRVLGAIIIVVGLYLVVWGKSKDYKLSSTPSIKEQTAPEKKIIINADSNGKENFNPEVVAIDVSGYGGESGNTDGQERDGQRNLISV